In the Deinococcus proteolyticus MRP genome, one interval contains:
- a CDS encoding prepilin-type N-terminal cleavage/methylation domain-containing protein, with amino-acid sequence MRTRIQAFTLTELLIVIGLIGLLAAVLIPNLSGARRSGEKNATRDYLATCLNAAEQKRNFHSGELTLPASCTDLVGTSASPLTVNTITESGGTYTITLTDSSGETFTETLRKAAP; translated from the coding sequence ATGCGAACACGAATCCAAGCCTTCACCCTGACTGAGTTGCTGATTGTCATCGGCCTTATCGGCCTGCTGGCGGCCGTTCTTATTCCAAACCTGTCGGGAGCGCGGCGCAGTGGGGAGAAAAACGCCACCCGCGACTACCTGGCCACCTGCCTGAACGCCGCCGAGCAGAAACGCAACTTTCACAGCGGTGAACTCACCCTGCCTGCAAGCTGCACCGATCTGGTGGGCACCAGCGCCAGCCCACTGACCGTCAACACCATTACCGAAAGCGGCGGCACCTACACCATCACCCTGACCGACAGCTCCGGGGAAACATTCACTGAAACCCTGAGAAAGGCAGCCCCATGA
- a CDS encoding DUF2227 family putative metal-binding protein — MPNGPVHTAANLGALAGAYLLGTAAGADMTSFMVGGALGTFLITPDLDLSGKVRTNAEKNWGLLGGLWYPLGYFVKHRGITHTFLRGPTLLLIYFSSILLILCAAVYWVMVNSGIHWNIEIPPNALTQFPSVLGGYLLAYWLHLWMDGYSMKDHKRW; from the coding sequence ATGCCAAACGGACCAGTACATACCGCCGCCAATCTGGGTGCACTTGCCGGCGCATACCTGCTTGGTACCGCTGCAGGCGCAGACATGACCAGCTTCATGGTAGGCGGTGCACTGGGAACATTCCTGATTACACCTGACCTTGACCTCTCCGGAAAGGTCCGCACCAACGCTGAGAAAAACTGGGGCCTGCTGGGTGGGTTATGGTATCCCCTGGGCTATTTTGTAAAGCACCGTGGCATCACCCATACATTCCTGCGAGGTCCAACACTACTGCTAATATATTTCAGCAGTATTCTCTTGATTCTCTGTGCGGCAGTGTATTGGGTAATGGTAAATTCAGGAATTCATTGGAATATAGAAATCCCGCCAAATGCCCTCACTCAATTTCCATCTGTACTTGGAGGTTATCTTCTGGCTTACTGGCTCCACCTGTGGATGGACGGCTACTCGATGAAAGACCATAAACGTTGGTAA
- a CDS encoding GspE/PulE family protein, with translation MTFEEHLKKYLTGFWDKPRVRLKGNEKKLSVEEQSFVLLERGFDVGLNEKMESALKDYGIPVVHDVLRFVDKDLKIVEARTEDGQTILASPNPFQPNVEAFIYEKDLTTKSRTFETEEPAWIKAPVLETLDDEPEPVVPNTAEPREAVSRKADSPFITAPVQEVKASPAEVEAEAEMGLPVDYAALALAQEQAQAQEQAQAAAAEPEERVFAAPVLQQAEQAATAPAPVTAPEPAPAPVTAPAAVPVPAKPHVTEVTRSPEPQVQPAPIPEPEPELQPSIPTVATPTASQETGKQDQPLPRFVSQASEPPKKANLTARRKKPEIITIGQALMELGIEFDMNELNNPNIDIKLYREGAISESQQFRARALAHTLTFVDVTLNPPKAEVLNLLDEHTVRTEHAFPYSQEGETFVVLSDTPARESLIRNKVIERTSFRNVEVRVTDPTTFKRLITEAYTTTSVTREMHETLEGRTQAIAADLSTTADNAVSRYVQTAIITGVNNRASDIHFEQSAQGLLIRYRIDKQLTTLDTEPIAANLAGNIIRVIKNMSGMDPNNNRIPQDNNIHLKLDANRTINLRVSTLPQHDGMEKVVIRLLKEAAEIPEIENLNLSARNLKKFEKMITQPEGIILVTGPTGSGKSFTLYSAIKRIATPERNIQTIEDPIEYRLPGINQAQINPAQGFTFASALRSTMRQDPDVILLGEIRDIETAKAAIAAANTGHLVLSTLHTNDAASAIQRLRSLGVEDYNIEPSVRGVLAQRLVRRVCKKCAQSVPAPDHFKEIVSKLTEEVPETILEASDEPCPNCNRGYRGMVPIHELLVITPALRELIGQGATTDQLLREAIKQGHISLQQDAFLKVAQGLTTLKEVTKAISFQEDTE, from the coding sequence ATGACATTTGAAGAACACCTGAAGAAATACCTGACCGGCTTTTGGGATAAACCAAGAGTTCGATTGAAAGGCAACGAAAAAAAACTTAGCGTAGAAGAGCAAAGCTTTGTTCTTCTGGAGCGCGGTTTCGATGTGGGGCTTAACGAGAAGATGGAAAGCGCCCTCAAGGACTACGGGATTCCTGTGGTTCATGACGTACTCCGTTTCGTGGATAAGGATCTGAAGATTGTCGAGGCCAGAACCGAAGACGGTCAAACGATTCTGGCGAGCCCCAATCCCTTTCAGCCGAATGTCGAGGCCTTTATCTATGAAAAGGACCTGACCACAAAGTCACGAACATTTGAAACGGAAGAACCAGCCTGGATCAAGGCGCCAGTGTTAGAAACGCTGGATGATGAACCAGAACCAGTGGTCCCGAACACGGCAGAGCCCAGAGAAGCGGTTTCTCGCAAAGCGGACAGCCCCTTCATCACGGCACCCGTGCAGGAAGTGAAGGCAAGTCCAGCGGAAGTAGAAGCTGAAGCGGAAATGGGGCTGCCGGTGGACTACGCCGCACTGGCTCTCGCACAGGAGCAAGCACAGGCACAGGAGCAAGCACAGGCAGCTGCAGCTGAACCGGAAGAACGTGTCTTTGCTGCGCCTGTCCTACAGCAAGCCGAACAAGCAGCAACTGCCCCGGCTCCTGTGACAGCACCTGAACCGGCACCAGCACCTGTAACGGCACCAGCAGCTGTACCAGTTCCTGCCAAGCCACATGTGACTGAAGTGACCCGCAGTCCGGAACCACAGGTGCAGCCAGCACCGATCCCCGAACCTGAACCTGAGCTTCAGCCGTCGATACCGACGGTGGCGACTCCGACGGCTTCGCAGGAGACAGGCAAACAGGACCAGCCGCTACCACGGTTCGTCTCGCAGGCCAGTGAGCCTCCGAAAAAAGCCAACCTGACCGCACGGCGAAAGAAGCCAGAGATCATCACCATAGGTCAGGCACTTATGGAGTTGGGTATTGAATTCGACATGAACGAACTGAACAATCCGAACATCGATATCAAGCTCTACCGGGAAGGCGCCATATCGGAATCACAGCAGTTCCGGGCCAGAGCACTCGCCCACACCCTGACTTTCGTCGATGTCACGTTGAATCCGCCCAAAGCCGAAGTGCTGAACCTGCTCGACGAGCACACCGTGCGCACGGAACATGCCTTCCCGTACAGCCAGGAAGGCGAAACCTTCGTGGTCCTGAGCGACACTCCGGCACGTGAGAGCCTGATTCGCAACAAGGTCATCGAGCGCACCAGCTTCAGGAACGTAGAGGTGCGGGTCACCGATCCCACGACGTTCAAGCGCCTGATCACGGAGGCTTACACGACCACCAGCGTCACACGCGAGATGCACGAGACGCTGGAGGGACGCACCCAGGCCATCGCCGCAGACCTCAGCACGACCGCGGACAATGCGGTCAGCCGTTATGTCCAGACGGCCATCATCACCGGCGTCAACAACCGGGCCTCGGACATTCACTTCGAGCAGAGCGCCCAGGGGCTGCTGATTCGCTACCGTATCGATAAGCAGCTGACCACTCTGGACACTGAGCCCATCGCTGCAAATCTGGCCGGCAACATCATCCGCGTGATCAAGAACATGTCCGGGATGGACCCCAACAACAACCGAATCCCACAGGACAACAACATTCATCTGAAACTTGATGCCAACAGGACCATCAACCTCCGCGTCTCTACACTGCCCCAGCATGACGGCATGGAGAAAGTGGTGATCCGACTGCTCAAGGAAGCAGCCGAAATCCCGGAAATCGAGAATCTCAACCTCTCGGCCCGCAACCTTAAAAAATTCGAAAAGATGATCACCCAACCTGAGGGCATCATTCTGGTCACAGGTCCAACCGGTTCCGGCAAGAGCTTCACGCTCTACTCGGCCATCAAGCGCATTGCCACGCCAGAACGGAACATTCAGACCATTGAAGATCCGATTGAGTACCGCTTGCCCGGAATCAACCAGGCACAAATCAATCCCGCTCAGGGCTTCACCTTTGCCTCGGCCTTACGGAGCACCATGCGCCAGGACCCGGACGTGATTCTGCTCGGCGAGATTCGGGATATCGAGACAGCCAAAGCGGCCATCGCCGCCGCCAACACCGGCCACCTGGTGCTGTCCACCCTGCACACCAACGACGCGGCCAGCGCCATCCAGCGCCTGCGCAGCCTGGGGGTTGAAGATTACAACATCGAACCTTCTGTTCGCGGAGTCCTGGCCCAGCGCCTGGTCCGGCGGGTCTGCAAGAAATGTGCCCAAAGCGTACCTGCCCCTGACCATTTCAAAGAAATAGTGAGTAAGCTGACAGAAGAGGTGCCAGAGACCATACTGGAAGCCTCGGACGAACCCTGCCCCAACTGCAACCGTGGCTACCGGGGGATGGTACCGATTCACGAATTGTTGGTGATCACGCCGGCCCTTCGTGAACTGATCGGCCAGGGAGCAACCACCGATCAGCTGCTGCGCGAAGCCATCAAGCAGGGCCATATCTCACTGCAGCAAGACGCCTTTTTGAAAGTCGCTCAGGGTCTGACGACCCTGAAAGAAGTCACCAAAGCCATCAGCTTCCAAGAGGACACCGAATGA
- a CDS encoding type IV pilus twitching motility protein PilT: protein MNNITLDMLEAILEEGVEQGASDIILKHQSLPLMRLNGEWHPYNADDAAAPTIQDLKDLAASLLNDRYEEFLERREADLQLSTDHHRFRVNIAFQRSGPFMTFRPIAPQPPELEDLNLLDALTVIPFLKALVEQPRGLVLVTGPTGSGKSTTLAALINHINKRYRKHIITIEDPLEFLHTDQKSTIEQREIGNDTQSFANALRSVLRQAPDIILVGEMRDPETIAAAMTAAETGHLVISTVHTNNAPKSINRIIDAMPSDQANQIRTQLAASLVGVVTQQLVPRKDKGRQVALEIMTVTDTIRGHIRNPAATENNYYDFMTSNRETGQILMDQQLALGVRENLITDETARAKSMALDRLQSALRSTPGTASPFRFAKQ from the coding sequence ATGAACAACATCACTCTCGACATGCTTGAAGCCATCCTAGAAGAAGGCGTAGAACAGGGCGCATCGGACATCATTCTGAAACACCAGTCGCTTCCACTGATGCGGCTGAACGGTGAGTGGCATCCCTACAATGCCGACGATGCAGCGGCACCTACCATCCAGGATCTCAAAGACTTGGCGGCCAGTTTGCTGAACGACCGTTATGAAGAATTTCTGGAGCGCCGCGAAGCGGACTTACAGCTCAGCACGGACCACCACCGCTTCCGCGTTAACATCGCTTTTCAGCGGAGTGGACCGTTCATGACCTTCCGTCCGATTGCTCCGCAGCCGCCCGAGCTTGAAGACCTCAATTTGCTGGACGCATTGACCGTCATTCCTTTTCTTAAGGCACTGGTCGAGCAGCCACGCGGCTTAGTGTTGGTCACAGGCCCGACTGGCTCCGGAAAATCCACCACCTTGGCCGCCCTGATCAATCACATCAACAAGAGGTACCGCAAACACATCATCACCATCGAAGACCCTCTGGAGTTCCTGCATACCGACCAGAAAAGCACCATCGAACAGCGCGAAATCGGCAACGACACCCAGTCTTTTGCCAATGCGCTGAGAAGTGTGCTCCGCCAGGCCCCTGACATCATTCTCGTGGGCGAAATGCGTGACCCCGAAACCATCGCAGCGGCCATGACTGCCGCTGAGACCGGGCACCTGGTCATCTCGACAGTCCACACCAACAACGCCCCCAAATCCATCAACCGCATCATCGACGCCATGCCCTCGGACCAAGCCAACCAGATTCGCACGCAGCTGGCTGCCTCACTGGTCGGTGTGGTCACGCAGCAGCTGGTGCCCCGCAAGGACAAGGGCCGTCAGGTGGCTCTGGAAATCATGACCGTCACGGACACCATCCGGGGGCATATCCGCAATCCTGCGGCCACGGAAAACAACTACTACGATTTCATGACCAGCAACAGGGAGACTGGGCAGATCCTGATGGACCAGCAACTGGCCCTCGGCGTGCGCGAGAACCTGATCACCGACGAAACGGCACGCGCCAAATCCATGGCCCTCGACCGCCTGCAGTCCGCTCTGCGGAGCACCCCCGGCACCGCGAGTCCATTTCGGTTTGCCAAACAGTGA
- the pilO gene encoding type 4a pilus biogenesis protein PilO: MKPLYLILGLILAIALNLVLTRPALNAQPALKAEQQNVRTEHDSAETKLAEIPQLQTELSQRQQALSELEKSFPAHEEIGILIQTLQQAADQNRIAISEITRTTQPSPIPGFNEVQLGLTTTGSFPDLYTFLDWAHDQKRLLNVTNINSNSGTNHQINVTGYTRAEVLPVASTPASPDPDTSAASGAATSPTEEANP, encoded by the coding sequence ATGAAGCCTCTTTACCTGATTCTTGGCCTGATTCTGGCCATTGCACTCAACCTTGTCCTGACCAGACCCGCGCTGAACGCGCAGCCAGCACTGAAGGCCGAGCAGCAGAACGTCAGGACGGAACACGACAGCGCGGAAACGAAACTCGCTGAGATTCCCCAGCTGCAAACTGAACTGTCCCAGCGGCAGCAGGCACTCAGCGAACTGGAGAAGAGCTTCCCTGCCCATGAGGAAATCGGCATTCTCATCCAGACGCTACAGCAAGCTGCCGACCAGAACCGCATCGCCATTTCTGAAATTACGCGCACCACACAACCCAGTCCCATCCCCGGGTTCAATGAAGTTCAGCTGGGCCTGACCACCACCGGCAGTTTCCCCGACCTGTACACCTTTCTTGATTGGGCGCACGACCAGAAACGCCTGTTGAACGTGACCAATATCAATTCCAACTCCGGAACCAATCACCAGATCAACGTCACCGGCTATACCCGCGCGGAGGTCCTGCCGGTCGCCAGCACGCCAGCCAGCCCGGATCCTGACACGTCAGCAGCGTCCGGCGCGGCCACATCCCCGACCGAAGAGGCGAATCCATGA
- a CDS encoding secretin N-terminal domain-containing protein gives MKLKLLLPTLLLCSAASAQSQTPQIQFTPVQTSAPLRPDEAYGLPQGATLAPAMFTSINLPDTPELRKEVTLTVPLQGLSLSEALTLIGKTTGLNVLTQNVPDYQLRTGLGPMPAGKTIETLLNLYAPGITAAQVDKLLIVGPPDAIARVQGMTGSAQTTEVISSPATSEQLSRLGNLLSAKVIPYAPGTLIVSGSTKQVQDAKDLLTRLDSASAGSAPAQAGTANVKRVTIESPNVTSETELLKALFPGLDFTALPTQNLIVVRANEDIQKEVQQALEEARSRSSALVTVYYPTTYSAEQLATTLSRAYPTARISAVEGRNMVMVRATETQQVTVSETIRQLQGAQEVSKNTRDDIISRSIKLGYSDATSLAGDLKNLSIPLQALANGNAQSSPESASTQNAALQTVSTTSSAPQTQINLTPVAAGAAAVPASSIPNLTILADDRTNSLLIVGPRGVVEEMVTAVQTIDVPVQAVRVNLKVLQVKQSDAKALGLDWKLGLGGVTFGQQNGSLSLGYTPSLTPASIEAKLNATLSNGNGRTLIDSQFTALSGQETKFQNGGELVFRPQSSTVGDNTVQTPAQTYSYGLDITMRPRIAPDGTVVLVLDTTLGNPPVRGVLDSIQQTRQALKTTVQIRPGETVVLGGVVTSSVSNSSSGIPGLRDLPVIGPLFGQQSTDRNDDALLFVLEAEEAKAAVTTARQTVQAEPAPQALPVKVAGEPNLPPSPPAPLPAAPLPAAAASSPAAAPAVSPTGVQRVEILPEDPVAPSPSPAPKSNTLPKGERL, from the coding sequence ATGAAATTGAAACTGCTTTTGCCCACCCTGCTGCTGTGCAGCGCCGCTTCCGCCCAGAGCCAGACGCCCCAAATCCAGTTCACGCCAGTCCAGACAAGCGCACCCCTGCGCCCCGACGAGGCGTACGGTCTGCCGCAGGGGGCCACCCTGGCCCCTGCCATGTTCACGAGCATCAACTTGCCCGACACCCCAGAACTGCGTAAAGAGGTGACGCTGACCGTACCGCTCCAGGGCCTCAGCCTCAGCGAAGCACTGACCCTAATCGGCAAGACGACCGGCCTGAACGTCCTGACCCAGAACGTACCGGACTACCAGCTGCGCACAGGCCTGGGGCCGATGCCGGCCGGAAAAACCATCGAGACACTTCTGAACCTCTATGCGCCGGGCATCACCGCCGCGCAGGTGGACAAGCTGCTGATCGTGGGTCCCCCTGACGCCATCGCACGCGTACAGGGCATGACTGGCTCGGCACAGACCACTGAAGTCATCTCCTCACCTGCCACCAGCGAACAACTGTCGCGCCTGGGGAACCTGCTGAGCGCCAAAGTGATTCCTTACGCCCCTGGCACACTGATCGTCTCAGGCAGCACGAAACAGGTGCAAGACGCCAAAGATCTGCTGACCCGTCTGGACAGCGCCAGTGCCGGCAGCGCACCGGCCCAGGCCGGCACGGCAAACGTCAAGCGTGTCACCATCGAGAGTCCCAACGTGACCTCGGAAACGGAGCTGCTCAAGGCCCTGTTCCCTGGACTGGATTTCACCGCGCTGCCCACGCAGAACCTGATCGTGGTGCGGGCGAACGAGGACATCCAAAAGGAAGTGCAGCAAGCCCTGGAAGAAGCCCGCAGCCGCAGCTCTGCGCTGGTCACGGTCTACTACCCCACCACCTATTCGGCGGAGCAGCTGGCCACCACGCTGAGCCGTGCCTACCCCACCGCCCGCATTTCGGCTGTAGAAGGGCGCAACATGGTGATGGTCCGCGCCACCGAAACGCAGCAGGTGACGGTCAGCGAGACCATCCGCCAGCTGCAGGGGGCTCAGGAGGTCAGCAAGAACACCCGGGATGACATCATCAGCCGCTCGATCAAACTCGGCTACTCGGACGCCACGAGCCTGGCCGGCGACCTGAAGAACCTGAGCATCCCACTTCAGGCTCTGGCGAACGGCAATGCCCAGAGCAGCCCGGAAAGCGCTTCAACCCAGAATGCAGCGCTGCAAACCGTTTCGACCACTTCCAGTGCACCCCAAACCCAGATCAACCTGACCCCGGTTGCAGCAGGTGCCGCCGCGGTACCGGCGAGCAGCATCCCCAACCTGACGATTCTGGCCGATGACCGCACCAACAGCCTGCTGATCGTGGGCCCCCGCGGCGTGGTGGAAGAGATGGTCACGGCCGTCCAGACCATCGACGTGCCGGTCCAGGCGGTCCGGGTGAACCTCAAGGTGCTGCAAGTCAAGCAGTCCGACGCCAAAGCGCTGGGACTGGACTGGAAACTGGGGCTCGGAGGCGTCACCTTCGGACAGCAAAATGGCAGCCTCAGCCTGGGCTACACACCCAGCCTGACCCCAGCCAGCATCGAGGCCAAACTGAATGCCACGCTAAGTAACGGCAATGGACGCACACTGATCGACTCGCAATTCACGGCCCTGAGCGGTCAGGAAACCAAATTCCAAAACGGTGGTGAGCTCGTCTTCCGACCCCAGAGCAGCACTGTCGGCGACAATACCGTTCAAACACCGGCGCAGACGTATTCCTACGGCCTGGACATCACCATGCGTCCGCGCATCGCTCCTGACGGCACCGTGGTGCTGGTACTGGACACGACGCTGGGCAACCCGCCGGTCCGCGGCGTCCTGGACTCGATCCAGCAGACCCGTCAAGCCCTGAAGACCACCGTACAAATTCGCCCCGGCGAAACCGTGGTGCTGGGCGGTGTGGTCACCAGTTCGGTCAGCAACTCCAGCTCTGGCATCCCCGGCCTGCGGGACTTGCCGGTCATTGGCCCCTTGTTCGGCCAGCAAAGCACCGACCGGAACGACGACGCGCTGCTGTTCGTACTGGAAGCCGAAGAGGCGAAGGCTGCTGTCACCACCGCACGGCAAACTGTCCAGGCCGAGCCTGCTCCACAGGCGCTGCCGGTCAAGGTGGCTGGAGAACCCAACCTGCCGCCCAGCCCCCCTGCGCCACTTCCCGCTGCACCACTTCCCGCTGCGGCCGCGTCTAGCCCTGCTGCCGCTCCAGCAGTCAGCCCCACCGGCGTACAACGCGTAGAAATCCTTCCTGAAGACCCTGTGGCTCCCAGCCCCAGCCCTGCTCCCAAATCCAATACCCTGCCCAAAGGAGAACGCCTGTGA